A genomic stretch from Aerococcaceae bacterium zg-1292 includes:
- a CDS encoding glycosyltransferase, which yields MDEQLVSIITPVYNAARFLDTMIESIVNQTYQDWELILVDDKSEDESIHIIEQWQAKDSRIRYIELAENSGAAVARNRAMAAARGRWIAFIDSDDFWAPDKLALQLSFMQMTKVAFSYTDFALVDEEGTVIKSQVHVPNRLDYDGLLKNTAIACSTVMIDQLVVGPFRMPLVRKGQDTATWLMLMREHGLTAYAVPKVLNYYRQVDGSVSSNRLAALKRTWHTYRHLEQLPLAKAIYYFSSYVINAIKRRL from the coding sequence ATGGATGAGCAATTAGTATCGATTATTACGCCTGTTTACAATGCAGCACGTTTTTTAGATACGATGATTGAAAGTATTGTTAACCAAACATACCAGGATTGGGAATTGATATTAGTGGATGATAAAAGTGAAGATGAAAGTATTCATATTATCGAACAATGGCAAGCAAAAGACAGTCGTATTCGTTACATTGAACTAGCTGAAAATAGTGGTGCAGCCGTTGCACGTAATCGCGCAATGGCTGCGGCAAGAGGACGCTGGATTGCTTTTATTGATAGTGATGATTTTTGGGCACCCGATAAATTAGCCTTGCAATTATCATTTATGCAGATGACTAAGGTTGCATTTTCATATACGGATTTTGCACTAGTAGATGAAGAGGGTACGGTCATTAAGTCACAAGTTCATGTACCGAATCGCTTAGATTATGATGGGTTATTAAAAAATACGGCTATTGCCTGTTCGACGGTGATGATTGACCAATTAGTAGTTGGACCCTTTCGGATGCCTTTAGTACGCAAAGGACAAGATACTGCGACATGGTTGATGTTAATGCGTGAACACGGTTTGACAGCTTATGCGGTGCCTAAGGTATTGAATTACTACCGCCAAGTAGACGGTTCTGTTTCGAGTAATCGCTTGGCAGCCTTAAAGCGCACATGGCATACCTATCGTCATTTGGAACAATTACCGTTGGCTAAGGCAATTTATTACTTTAGTTCCTATGTAATTAATGCAATAAAAAGACGGTTATAA
- the alaS gene encoding alanine--tRNA ligase, which produces MKKLTSAQIRQMYLDFFSEKGHEIRPSVSLIPVNDPTLLWINSGVATLKRYFDGTEIPANPRIANAQKCIRTNDIENVGYTARHHTLFEMLGNWSIGDYFKEEAIAMAWEFLTSERWMAFEPEKLYVTYYPEDKETPEIWKQQANFIADHLVPVADNFWDIGAGPCGPDTEIFYDRGEAYNNLAADDPENYPGGENERWLEIWNLVFSEFNHLPDNTYEPLPNQNVDTGMGLERMTSIVQDAPTNFETDLFIPIIESIQALTDGIDYATAGEKKVSFKVIADHIRAVSFAISDGALPSNEGRGYIIRRLIRRSVMHGRKLGITRTFLSALVPVIVEIMGTYYQELSQNVDFVQKVILNEEERFHETIEEGEKHLLSLLEEAKVDNINNVSGSQAFQLYDTFGFPLELTEEMASEQGFTVDKDGFEVEMQAQRDRARAARTREESMNVQTDVFHHITTDFDFVGHELLSTNATIKAIVLDNERVERVPAETQAWVIFNRSPFYAEMGGQIADTGLIFDGEEVLAEVLNVKKAPNGQFMHLVRTKELPLTVEQSYTLAVNRPNRIRTNQNHTATHLLHKALKSVLGEHANQAGSYVGPDRLRFDFSHFGKVTEEELLAIEQKVNEMIEEAIDVDIQEMGIDDAKAMGAMALFGEKYGDVVRVVNIGYQSIELCGGTHVSNTQEIGTFKLLSESGIGAGIRRIEAITGAQAIAYYQSQEQLLKQIQEQLKVAQTEQLLHRIEQLQVELKESLQKVESLNAKMLLQDAENLFRDVVMLDNVKVVKTVLQGQDMDSMRQLGDVWRQKDVSDILILVSTVAEDKVNLMVFVADEAVKNGIKAGDLIKPLAKVIGGGGGGRPQMAQAGGKLASEVPTLLDQAGDIIATVIG; this is translated from the coding sequence ATGAAAAAATTAACGAGTGCTCAAATTCGTCAAATGTATTTAGATTTTTTTAGCGAAAAAGGTCATGAGATTCGACCTAGTGTGTCATTGATTCCAGTTAATGACCCAACTTTATTATGGATTAACTCGGGTGTTGCGACTTTAAAACGTTATTTTGACGGAACTGAAATTCCAGCAAATCCACGCATTGCTAATGCGCAAAAATGTATTCGTACTAATGATATTGAAAATGTCGGTTATACCGCTCGTCACCATACTTTATTTGAAATGTTAGGAAACTGGTCAATCGGTGATTACTTTAAAGAAGAAGCAATTGCGATGGCTTGGGAATTTTTAACGAGTGAACGTTGGATGGCATTTGAACCAGAAAAATTATATGTGACCTATTATCCTGAAGACAAGGAAACTCCTGAAATTTGGAAACAACAAGCAAACTTTATCGCTGACCATCTTGTTCCAGTCGCTGACAATTTCTGGGATATTGGTGCGGGTCCTTGTGGTCCAGATACAGAAATTTTCTACGACCGTGGAGAAGCCTATAATAATTTAGCAGCAGATGATCCAGAAAACTATCCTGGTGGTGAAAATGAACGCTGGTTGGAAATTTGGAACTTAGTCTTTTCAGAATTCAACCATCTACCAGATAATACGTACGAACCATTACCTAATCAAAATGTCGATACGGGAATGGGATTAGAACGGATGACCTCGATTGTTCAAGATGCACCAACCAACTTTGAAACTGACTTATTTATTCCAATTATTGAATCAATTCAAGCATTAACGGATGGTATTGATTATGCAACAGCTGGCGAGAAAAAGGTGAGTTTTAAAGTGATTGCCGATCACATTCGTGCGGTATCCTTTGCGATAAGTGATGGTGCTTTGCCATCCAATGAGGGTCGTGGGTATATTATTCGTCGTCTCATTCGTCGTAGCGTGATGCATGGCCGTAAATTAGGGATTACCCGTACATTCTTGTCAGCATTAGTACCAGTTATTGTTGAAATTATGGGTACCTATTATCAAGAGCTCAGTCAAAATGTTGATTTTGTACAAAAAGTGATTTTAAATGAAGAAGAACGTTTCCATGAAACCATTGAAGAAGGCGAAAAACATTTATTATCATTATTAGAAGAAGCAAAAGTAGACAATATCAACAATGTGAGTGGCTCACAAGCATTTCAATTGTATGATACCTTTGGTTTTCCATTAGAATTAACTGAAGAAATGGCTAGCGAACAAGGATTTACTGTTGATAAAGATGGATTTGAAGTGGAAATGCAAGCGCAACGAGACCGAGCGAGAGCAGCGCGTACACGTGAAGAAAGCATGAATGTGCAAACAGATGTGTTCCATCACATTACCACCGACTTTGACTTTGTTGGGCATGAATTATTATCAACCAATGCAACGATAAAAGCCATTGTATTGGATAATGAACGAGTTGAGCGTGTACCAGCAGAGACACAAGCGTGGGTGATTTTTAATCGCAGTCCATTTTACGCGGAAATGGGTGGTCAAATTGCTGATACAGGTCTCATTTTTGACGGTGAGGAAGTATTAGCGGAAGTATTAAATGTGAAAAAAGCACCGAATGGGCAATTTATGCATTTGGTTCGTACGAAAGAATTACCGTTAACAGTGGAACAATCATATACATTAGCAGTCAATCGCCCAAATCGTATTCGTACCAATCAAAACCATACTGCTACTCACTTATTACATAAAGCATTAAAATCAGTCTTGGGTGAACACGCAAATCAAGCCGGTTCATACGTAGGGCCTGACCGTTTACGTTTTGACTTTTCACATTTTGGTAAAGTGACTGAAGAAGAGTTGCTTGCCATTGAACAAAAAGTGAATGAGATGATTGAAGAAGCGATTGATGTAGATATTCAAGAAATGGGTATTGATGATGCGAAAGCGATGGGTGCAATGGCCTTATTTGGTGAAAAATATGGAGATGTTGTGCGTGTGGTTAATATTGGTTATCAATCGATTGAATTATGTGGCGGAACGCATGTTTCGAATACACAAGAAATTGGCACCTTTAAATTATTATCAGAGTCAGGTATCGGTGCAGGTATCCGTCGTATCGAAGCGATAACTGGTGCTCAAGCTATTGCTTACTATCAATCACAAGAACAATTATTGAAACAAATTCAAGAGCAATTAAAAGTGGCACAAACCGAACAATTATTACACCGCATTGAACAATTACAGGTAGAATTGAAAGAATCGCTTCAAAAAGTTGAATCTTTAAATGCGAAGATGTTATTACAAGATGCTGAAAATCTATTTAGAGATGTAGTCATGTTAGACAATGTAAAAGTGGTTAAAACAGTTTTACAAGGTCAAGATATGGATTCAATGCGTCAATTGGGCGATGTTTGGCGTCAAAAAGACGTTTCAGATATATTAATCCTCGTCTCGACAGTTGCTGAGGACAAAGTAAACTTAATGGTCTTCGTAGCGGATGAAGCTGTGAAAAACGGAATTAAAGCTGGAGATTTAATAAAACCATTGGCTAAAGTTATTGGCGGTGGTGGCGGTGGTCGTCCACAAATGGCACAAGCAGGTGGAAAACTTGCGAGTGAAGTGCCGACATTATTAGATCAAGCGGGCGATATTATTGCGACTGTAATTGGCTAA
- a CDS encoding IreB family regulatory phosphoprotein: MQSLDETIMFKLDDLNKKTVRETLELVFEALEEKGYDPINQIVGYLLSGDPAYIPRHNDARNLIRRHERDEILEKVLTYFLTHQDSE, from the coding sequence ATGCAATCACTAGACGAAACAATTATGTTTAAATTGGATGATTTAAATAAAAAAACTGTACGTGAAACACTGGAATTAGTGTTTGAAGCGTTAGAAGAAAAAGGCTATGATCCAATCAATCAAATTGTTGGATATTTATTATCAGGAGATCCTGCTTATATTCCACGCCATAATGATGCACGTAATTTAATTCGTCGTCATGAACGTGATGAAATATTAGAAAAAGTATTAACTTATTTCTTAACTCATCAAGATAGTGAATAG
- the ruvX gene encoding Holliday junction resolvase RuvX produces the protein MGQYKRIMGLDVGSHTVGVAVSDLLGWTAQGVETIRIDEAQGDFGFQRLTALIDEYAVSTVVIGLPKNMNNTIGPRAEASQAYGNKLLALKPELTIVYQDERLTTSQAERMLINEGNVSRKKRKQVIDKLAAVIILQHYLDANNR, from the coding sequence ATGGGGCAATACAAACGTATAATGGGCTTAGATGTTGGTAGCCATACAGTAGGAGTTGCAGTCAGTGACCTTTTAGGTTGGACAGCACAAGGTGTTGAAACCATTCGAATTGATGAAGCACAAGGTGACTTTGGTTTTCAACGTTTAACTGCATTAATTGATGAATATGCAGTTTCGACTGTAGTTATTGGTTTGCCAAAAAATATGAATAATACTATTGGACCACGAGCTGAGGCGAGTCAAGCCTATGGCAATAAGTTACTGGCTTTAAAACCGGAGTTAACCATTGTTTATCAAGATGAGCGTTTAACCACCTCGCAAGCTGAAAGAATGCTTATTAACGAGGGCAATGTGTCGCGTAAAAAACGCAAACAAGTTATTGATAAACTAGCAGCCGTTATTATTTTGCAGCATTATTTAGATGCGAACAATCGCTAA
- a CDS encoding DUF1292 domain-containing protein: protein MTEHHHEHEHEYITIVDEEGNESLYEILFTFESEDFGKNYVLVYPAGTQDDDDIELQAFSYVENESGDAGSLDPIETEAEWEMIDEVLNTFLSDEEE from the coding sequence ATGACAGAACACCATCACGAACATGAACACGAATATATTACTATCGTTGATGAAGAGGGCAACGAGTCATTATATGAAATTTTATTTACCTTTGAATCAGAAGATTTTGGTAAAAATTATGTTCTCGTATACCCAGCTGGCACTCAAGATGATGATGATATTGAATTACAAGCATTCTCATATGTAGAAAATGAGTCCGGAGACGCCGGTTCACTCGATCCAATAGAAACCGAAGCTGAATGGGAAATGATTGACGAAGTATTAAATACGTTTTTATCTGACGAAGAAGAATAG